The Gordonia crocea genome segment CGTAGGTGGGACTGCCGTCGGTGGGCGGGTTAAGGGCCAGGCGGATCGCCTCCACCGGCCCCAACCGCGGGTTGGTGGTGGCCCAGACGATGAGCAACGGGAACACCAGCCGCATGCCGAAGACCGCGATGAGGATGCCGACGGTGAGGAACATCCGCTGCCAGAACGGGCTCATCTGGCGCAGGATCGAGGCGTTGATGACGGCGTTGTCGAAGGACAGCGAGATCTCCAGGATGCCCAGGATGAGGACCAGTGCGACGGCCTGCGCGGCCCCCAACGGGGAGGTCAACCCGTAGAGGTAGGCGGCCACGACCGCGGCGATGGAGACGAAGACGGACAGCCCGAAGATGCGGAACACGGGTTCATTCTCTCAGGCGGTATGCCCCGAACGGGCGACCTGTGGGCCCAGCGCCGTCCGGGACCGCCCAATCCCGTTCCGCTCCCACTACTCTGAGATCGATGGCTCCGCGATGGCCCCTGGTGGGGAGGGTGAGTGAGGTCGCCCGGATTCGCAGCGGACTCGACGAGGGGGTCCGCGCCGTTCTCGTGTCCGGACCGGCGGGAATCGGCAAGACCCGGCTCGCCGAGGAGGCGACCACCGGCTCGCGGACCGTCCGCCGCGTGCGCGGCAGCGCGGCTATCTCGACGGTCCCCCTCGGCGCGTATGCGGAGTACCTGACCGGCGGCGAGGCCGATCCCGCCCTGCGGATCGGGCAGTTGATCGCCGCCTTGTCCAGCCCGCCCGGCGAATCCCTCGTCGTCGTCGATGATGTCCAAGAACTCGACCCACTCTCCCTCGCGGTCACCCGCGCCCTCGCGCAGTCCCCGTCGGTACCGGTGGTCCTGATCTGGCGGACCGGCGATGAGGAGGCGGGTCCGGACCTCGCCGACCTGTTGCGTGTCGACGGCCTGGACCGGATCGAGCTGGCACCGCTGCCGCGGCCGGAGGTCGACGCACTCGCTCGAACCGTCCTTGGCCCCGACGTCGATGACGAAGCCCTCGCCCGGCTGTGGCACCGCTCGGAGGGCAACCCCCTGTTCCTCACCGCATTGTTGGCCGACCCCGACGCGGCGCGGGAGGTCGACGACCCCGGCCGTCACCTGCCCACGACGCTGGTCGATCTCATCGCCACCCGGTTGCGCCCGCTGTCCGCCGAGGTTCTCGAGGTGCTCGACCTCGTCGCCCTCGGCGACCCCCTCCCCCACTCGGTGCTCACCGGGATCACCGGGGCCGCCGCGGTGGAGGCGGCGGAGTCGGCCCGGTTGATCCTCGTCACCGACGCCAGCGCCGAGCGCGGCGCCGGTGTCCACCTCGCGCACCCGCTTTACGGCGAGGTCCGGTTGGCCACCGTCGCCGAATCCCGGCTGCGGCGCCTGCGTACCCGGCTGGTCGAGGCGCTCGCGGCCGACTCCGCCACCGACGGAGCCGCCGCGGTGAAGCGTGCACTGCTGGCGAGCCGATCCGATGCGCCGGACCTGGATGCCGCGCTCGTCGACGGGTCGGTGGGTGCGATCGGGCTGGCGGCGCTGCCCCTCGCCATCGATCTGGCGAGCCGGGTCGGCCCGGGACCGCACCTCGCCGCCGCACAGTTGACGGCGGCGCACGCGATGACCGTGCTCGGTGACGCCGACGGCGCCGAAACCATGTATGCCCGGATCTCGGCCGCGGATCTGACTGCGCCGCAATGGGAATCACTGCTGGTCCTGATGGCCTACACCAGGCTGTGGAGCCGCAACGATGCCGCCGGGGCGGCCCGGGTCCTCTCCCGTGCGACCGACGCGCAGGCCGGGACCGCGGCCCTGGCCGCCGAGGCCATGCTGCTGACCGCGGCCGGCGCACCCCGCGAGGCGATCGGGCTGTTTGCCCGGTTCCACGCCGGGGCCCCGCAGAGCGAGCAGGCCCGCATCACCGTGGCCTGGGCCGAGCTGACCGCCCTGGCGGAGACCGGCGCGATGAGCGAACTCGACGACGTGATGCGCGCGGAGACGGTGCGCGCGGAAACCTCGGCCCTGATCGGCTATTGGCGCCTGACCCTGGCCTTCCCCCACCTGCGCGCCCAGAAGCTCGCGGGCGCACCCGATTTGGCCCAGCGCGCGTGGGAGACGGTACGCGCCCAGGTCCCTCCCCAGCCCGGCGCGGTCACGGGCTGGTTGACCGGCTTCGATGGAATCGCCGCCAGCGCCCGCGGCAACCTGCGCGCCGCGGGAGCCGCGCTCGACGAGGCACTCGCCGAGTTCGACGCCGCGGACTGCGGGCCCGAGATGTGGTTCGGCTTCGCGTTGGAACGCGCCGAGGTCGCCGCACAAGCGGGTGACCACGAGGTCCTCACCGCACTGTTGGAACGGCTCAGTGCCGGCGACCATGCCGGCTATGCCTCGATGCGGCCGCTGTGGCAGGCCGTCGCCTCCTGGTCTGATGCCTTGGCCGGTGCGGTATCAGCAGCCATTCGGCAGTGCCTCGACGCAGCGGAATCCGCCCGGGCCGCAGGACAATCCGCGTTTGAGGTGTACTGCCTGCAGACCGCGGTGCGCTTCGGTGCGGCCACCGCCGCCGAGAGGCTGGCCGCACTCGCCGAGGCGCTGCCCGACCTTCCCCGGGCCCGGTTGGCCGCGGTGCACGCCGCGGCGGTGGCGGCCGCCGACGGCGCCGCGTTGATCGCCAGCAGCGAGGAGTACGAGCGATACGGCCTCCTGCCCGAGGCGGCCGACGCCGCCGCACAGGCCGCGACGGCCTACCGCGGCGAGCAGCGGTCCGGGTCGGCGCTCACCGCCACCGAGCGAATGCAGTCGCTGGCCGACCAGAGCGGCGCGAACACCCCGGCCATGGCGGCCGTCGTCGCCGACGACGGGCTCACCGACCGGCAGCGCGAGATCGTCCGGCTGGCCGCAAACGGCCTGTCCAACAAGGAGATCGCCGAACGCCTCGTCGTGTCCGTCCGCACCGTCGAAGGCCACCTCTACCGGGCGTCACAAATTCTCGGCGCGCCGGTGCGGGGTTCGTAACGATCAGCACCCGGCGCAAACGCCTAGGCGATCCGCGGCGGCGGCGAAGAAGACTCGTCGGACTCCCACGGATGTTGCGGCGCCGGTCCGGGGATATCGGGTATCACCAGACTCCCTGTCTTGCGCCGTAACCAGAATCGCACGTCGTCGATGGGGCCTCGATGGCGGCGGAGAACCAACCGCCCGCGGAACTCCTGCGGTGACCGCGGCAACTCCACACCGGACTCCAAGGCGAGGAGGTGGCCGACGAGCCGCTGCGCGGCCAAACGCTCGGCTCGCGAGTACAGCCGCTCCGGGTCATCGGTGTGACGGATGACCGGCCGCACCGCGTCGATGACGTCGCCGGTGTCCAAGCCGACGTCGACGAAGTGAATCGTTGATCCGACGGCATCGAACCTTTGATCGCCGATCGCGGTGAAGAAGCAGTGACATCCGCGGTAGTCGG includes the following:
- a CDS encoding helix-turn-helix transcriptional regulator, which translates into the protein MSEVARIRSGLDEGVRAVLVSGPAGIGKTRLAEEATTGSRTVRRVRGSAAISTVPLGAYAEYLTGGEADPALRIGQLIAALSSPPGESLVVVDDVQELDPLSLAVTRALAQSPSVPVVLIWRTGDEEAGPDLADLLRVDGLDRIELAPLPRPEVDALARTVLGPDVDDEALARLWHRSEGNPLFLTALLADPDAAREVDDPGRHLPTTLVDLIATRLRPLSAEVLEVLDLVALGDPLPHSVLTGITGAAAVEAAESARLILVTDASAERGAGVHLAHPLYGEVRLATVAESRLRRLRTRLVEALAADSATDGAAAVKRALLASRSDAPDLDAALVDGSVGAIGLAALPLAIDLASRVGPGPHLAAAQLTAAHAMTVLGDADGAETMYARISAADLTAPQWESLLVLMAYTRLWSRNDAAGAARVLSRATDAQAGTAALAAEAMLLTAAGAPREAIGLFARFHAGAPQSEQARITVAWAELTALAETGAMSELDDVMRAETVRAETSALIGYWRLTLAFPHLRAQKLAGAPDLAQRAWETVRAQVPPQPGAVTGWLTGFDGIAASARGNLRAAGAALDEALAEFDAADCGPEMWFGFALERAEVAAQAGDHEVLTALLERLSAGDHAGYASMRPLWQAVASWSDALAGAVSAAIRQCLDAAESARAAGQSAFEVYCLQTAVRFGAATAAERLAALAEALPDLPRARLAAVHAAAVAAADGAALIASSEEYERYGLLPEAADAAAQAATAYRGEQRSGSALTATERMQSLADQSGANTPAMAAVVADDGLTDRQREIVRLAANGLSNKEIAERLVVSVRTVEGHLYRASQILGAPVRGS
- a CDS encoding formyltransferase family protein, encoding MRGDDFHNLYLERLLASELQLVCTVEEPGSAQRHAIWRRRRWVDAAAAEYHRIRRGVFGKNRYRRRYFDPRHDGFPTVQRPAPLVVGDINDQRVGAAVEASGADLCVITCTTRLSSETIRAIGVPIVNIHGGHLPDYRGCHCFFTAIGDQRFDAVGSTIHFVDVGLDTGDVIDAVRPVIRHTDDPERLYSRAERLAAQRLVGHLLALESGVELPRSPQEFRGRLVLRRHRGPIDDVRFWLRRKTGSLVIPDIPGPAPQHPWESDESSSPPPRIA